Proteins encoded by one window of Tubulanus polymorphus chromosome 7, tnTubPoly1.2, whole genome shotgun sequence:
- the LOC141908625 gene encoding protein brambleberry-like, translating to MRSSHSLIIFIILLITPVNYALFDWLFPSTAKNTDDADGSGNSGESSLINDKNAISSAKFEMKSVDEKFLQTEAGKELATLSEQDLCHHKVVAQLKASCGRLTEEQIGKLGVLLLNCQSAAEGRTIYPCTDEMKIGECTKDMEQTVWNAYQIVSNRARAICFAVQQKQFRLKAEYTVNKLLYSTEHQLKAMDDIKDGQEAIHEAASDTLRRMFEGQQELMNRQESLKNSHNGIQTYIAENLKELTKEKAMIATGNKELAEMTDNIRKKIDEATNVLFQQESDQRDNHAEILRDLSTIREKAREVWEKIDNSSKNVLMYHHEAAEQYQKTLKNLQQVNATINFIMNTVTDMKSGIDSRLSWLISLIGGTEDKVTLLTVCGLHLVYFLLAAISVSFLQTPWFTRFILLIAVPLNAVSAVKNGVSLDFIAMTLFILLTSMVNYITCVAYTFITGLISRTAETKQTDQAHLCPCASPVQTVQFTNPEVESHQPVGNLSDRDLKKIATKLKLLMKTDLGRSSRESTPNLSVISTDSTTTGDNNIQTWLDKNFQDLDKHPDDVTTISATSQQQEELSVLDRTDSVIESVSAQKKDDVLDVTSLSETPPDVEHVKRRLLNQLDVSSTKSGKRGRSHSLTPRVRKSMDGSVASSRSVSRISSRASTPGGSRPQCAGLTASGNMCKLKSAEGSMFCHKHTAK from the exons ATGAGATCGTCacatagtttaattatatttatcatatTGTTAATTACACCGGTAAATTACGCATTATTTGACTGGCTATTTCCGAGTACGGCTAAAAATACCGACGACGCCGACGGATCCGGAAATAGTGGAGAAAGTTCACTGATCAACGATAAAAATGCGATATCATccgcaaaatttgaaatgaaatctgtcGACGAAAAATTCTTACAGACAGAAGCTGGAAAAGAGTTGGCGACGTTGTCCGAACAAGATTTATGCCACCACAAG GTAGTTGCTCAGTTGAAAGCTTCTTGCGGTCGATTGACTGAAGAACAGATTGGAAAGTTGGGCGTGCTCTTATTGAACTGTCAGTCAGCAGCTGAGGGAAGGACCATTTATCCCTGCACAGATGAAATG AAGATCGGTGAATGTACGAAGGATATGGAACAGACAGTGTGGAATGCCTATCAGATCGTTAGTAACAGAGCGAGGGCGATCTGCTTCGCCGTGCAACAAAAACAGTTTCGTTTAAAAGCCGAATACACAGTTAATAAACTATTATACTCTACCGAACATCAACTGAAAGCTATGGATGACATCAAG GACGGACAAGAAGCGATTCACGAAGCCGCCTCGGACACTTTGAGACGCATGTTCGAAGGACAACAAGAACTGATGAATCGACAGGAATCGTTGAAGAACTCACACAACGGAATTCAAACGTACATCGCCGAAAACCTGAAAGAGCTCACGAAAGAGAAAGCCATGATCGCGACGGGAAATAAAGAACTCGCCGAAATGACGGACAATATAAGGAAAAAGATCG ATGAGGCAACGAATGTGTTATTTCAACAAGAGTCCGATCAGAGGGATAACCACGCTGAAATACTACGCGATTTATCGACCATTAGAGAAAAGGCGAGAGAAGTGTGGGAGAAGATAG ATAACAGCAGTAAAAATGTACTGATGTACCACCACGAAGCGGCCGAACAATATCAGAAAACGTTAAAGAATCTCCAACAAGTGAACGCGaccatcaattttataatgaaTACCGTAACGGACATGAAATCGGGAATCGATTCGAGACTGAGTTGGTTGATTAGTCTCATCGGAGGCACAG AGGACAAGGTGACATTGTTAACCGTGTGTGGTCTGCATCTCGTGTATTTCCTGTTGGCCGCGATATCGGTGTCGTTTCTGCAAACTCCGTGGTTTACCAGGTTTATTCTACTCATAGCGGTGCCGTTGAACGCCGTATCCGCCGTGAAAAACGGAGTCTCGCTCGATTTCATAGCGATGACATTATTTATATTGCTAACATCGATGG tgAATTATATAACTTGCGTTGCTTACACTTTCATCACTGGACTAATCAGCCGAACAGCGGAAACGAAACAAACTGATCAAGCGCATCTGTGTCCGTGCGCGTCGCCCGTACAAACTGTTCAATTCAC gAACCCAGAAGTAGAAAGTCATCAACCAGTTGGCAATCTGAGTGATCGAGATTTGAAGAAGATCGCCACGAAATTGAAACTACTGATGAAAACTGACTTAGGACGAAGCA GTCGCGAGTCTACTCCGAATTTGAGCGTTATTTCGACCGATTCCACTACTACGGGCGACAACAATATTCAGACGTGGTTGGACAAAAACTTCCAGGATTTGGATAAACATCCCGACGACGTTACGACAATCTCCGCTACCAGTCAACAGCAAGAAGAGCTGTCCGTACTCGATAGAACGGATTCCGTGATTGAATCAGTGTCGGCGCAAAAGAAGGATGACGTTTTAGACGTAACCAGTTTGTCCGAG ACTCCTCCCGATGTGGAACACGTGAAGCGTAGGTTGCTGAATCAGTTGGACGTTTCGTCGACTAAATCCGGAAAACGAGGTCGGTCTCATTCTTTAACTCCGAGAGTCCGCAAGTCGATGGACGGTTCTGTGGCATCATCACGCAGCGTGTCGAG GATATCGTCGCGAGCGTCAACTCCCGGTGGATCGCGACCTCAGTGCGCCGGTCTGACCGCTAGCGGTAATATGTGTAAATTGAAAAGCGCCGAAGGTTCGATGTTCTGTCATAAACACACAGCGAAATAA
- the LOC141908808 gene encoding mediator of RNA polymerase II transcription subunit 27-like, which yields MSELNDNLMQSLHALQQLRSEVSHVFEQLSKGVKAAEKSPPDQQQQNKTSSTNSSNNDSSSSQSKLFLTDLQKSLLDVNKHFSDFEKHSNALTPLGNNLISANSYLISQDPILDRTPLFTQLLQSYKWWNKAHDVASHTALLLGQNSLKRSMQSMYGNKRMRKQAVSHSVPTQLVDTMIGTLDRLFPDMSISVSRSMGSSAVMTVSIGRTMVANIVLRGFIIESVNVKANGENAQYESAKDALWSKSKYVVFQKVTDHTNAAMLHFYSPLIPELAIRSFMTWLHSYTSLFSTPCHKCGKYLLDNLPPTWRDFRSLDAFHDSCRQQ from the exons ATGTCTGAACTGAATGATAATTTGATGCAGTCGCTTCACGCGCTGCAGCAGCTCCGTAGTGAGGTGTCGCACGTATTCGAGCAGTTGAGTAAAGGCGTTAAAGCTGCGGAAAAATCTCCACCcgatcaacaacaacaaaataaaactTCTTCAACAAACAGTAGCAATAATGACAGCTCTTCGAGTCAGAGTAAATTATTCTTAACAGATCTACAAAAATCTCTGCTAGACGTTAACAAACATTTTAG CGACTTTGAGAAGCACAGTAATGCTCTGACTCCGTTGGGTAACAACCTCATATCGGCGAATTCGTACTTGATAAGTCAGGATCCGATACTGGATAGGACGCCGCTGTTTACTCAGCTGCTACAGTCTTATAAGTGGTGGAATAAG GCTCACGATGTCGCCAGTCACACGGCTTTATTGTTGGGGCAGAATTCGTTGAAACGGTCGATGCAGTCGATGTACGGAAATAAACGCATGAGAAAACAAGCAGTCAGTCATTCGGTTCCTACTCA ATTAGTCGACACGATGATCGGTACTTTGGACAGACTGTTTCCCGATATGTCTATATCTGTATCGCGGTCGATGGGAAGTTCAGCCGTAATGACC gtATCGATCGGTCGTACGATGGTAGCGAATATCGTACTAcgaggatttattatcgaatCAGTGAACGTGAAGGCAAACGGTGAAAACGCGCAATACGAAAGTGCCAAAGATGCTCTGTGGTCGAAATCAAAATACGTCGTCTTCCAAAAG gttACGGATCATACAAACGCAGCCATGTTACATTTTTACTCGCCGTTGATTCCTGAATTAGCGATCAGATCGTTCATG aCTTGGTTACACAGCTATACCTCACTATTCAGTACGCCGTGTCATAAATGCGGTAAATATTTATTAGATAATTTACCTCCGACTTGGAGGGATTTCCGCAGTTTAGATGCATTTCATGACAGCTGTAGACAACAGTAA
- the LOC141908551 gene encoding galanin receptor 2a-like yields MNTSSETFTLLSPAPLGFLLVGIIGTLANSLVIVVFIGVPSMLLKLTNIYILNQSLIDGTLSIILIGTSVREHMMFAPSDFDGKVLFCRLILSRVFLWSLLYSSSYNLIIMSLEKYVAICHPFKHERFFSRNRVYVTLVIAWMFGLIWGMQNAITTVYIDGRCMFNSVWLGHWKEAFAYMNLPVQLVVPVAVMGYVYFAIAKTISNSMKVGLIAISRNDVVIETVHKAI; encoded by the coding sequence ATGAATACATCGTCGGAAACTTTCACTCTACTTTCACCGGCGCCACTCGGCTTCCTGTTGGTCGGTATCATCGGCACGTTGGCGAATTCACTGGTCATAGTAGTTTTCATCGGCGTTCCATCGATGTTGTTAAAACTTACAAACATTTATATCTTGAATCAATCGCTAATTGACGGGACTTTGTCCATAATTCTGATCGGCACGAGCGTCCGCGAACATATGATGTTCGCACCGAGCGACTTCGACGGCAAAGTGTTGTTTTGCCGGCTTATTTTGTCTCGCGTATTTCTATGGAGCTTGCTTTACAGTTCCAGCTACAATCTCATCATCATGTCACTCGAAAAATACGTAGCTATCTGCCACCCCTTTAAACACGAGCGATTTTTTTCTCGGAACCGGGTTTACGTGACGCTGGTAATTGCTTGGATGTTCGGTTTAATATGGGGTATGCAGAACGCCATCACGACTGTTTACATCGACGGGCGATGTATGTTCAACTCCGTATGGCTGGGGCACTGGAAAGAGGCTTTCGCCTATATGAATTTACCCGTTCAACTGGTTGTTCCTGTCGCTGTCATGGGATATGTTTACTTCGCTATCGCAAAAACAATTTCCAATAGCATGAAGGTAGGATTGATAGCTATTAGCCGAAATGATGTTGTTATCGAAACGGTGCATAAAGCAATATAA
- the LOC141908301 gene encoding E3 ubiquitin-protein ligase TRIM32-like: MERLREDALHCPICYDRFRTPKILSCFHTFCEQCLERHLAQQGSHFKQVNICIVCPKCRDSTYLPAEGIAGLRDDVAIEKMSNLSEKMQTIFDALSQISASAVDNEPVLEGVYNAVCGSQHIEHEKRHLRQLMNTLNGKCGELYNKLLQIALTEKVTHKDYYDNIASLQAKCSDFNQSESTREQPGRDAACAYPDEVDYEQERLKLDERFGPTLAQLMRQQNRLYGRYAALKVDHDIVEEILDKCADDQIAAVSEDMISIVEQDITRNALKSNDGDLWLSPRSLLARYSTVGLDGPEKVVFDFIYESEKCKEVWNCELLWHVEGRGEGRAQFDWPVHANFLPSGDVIVCDKNNKRLQILSKNDGKFVRYIGLDCVKPKRVISNPVDGLVYVSDEESNGVKVFNENGSLVNRFGHGLFKYPAGIAVMSNGNVVMCDSERSFITVHSPDGILINKFCARIFSDVDLPSPHFLCVDEDDNIIVTDSTNNCVKVYNKNGRPLYRFGQGKLNCPRGLCLDLDGNIAIADSDNHRIAVFDPFGKYLRDLLSERDGLQYPMSVEMDDDGRLVLTQCGFYGRHEVRVYQVSCSDTDNTSELRAADSSIA, from the exons ATGGAACGTCTGCGCGAGGACGCATTGCATTGTCCGATTTGCTACGATCGTTTTAGAACGCCCAAAATATTATCGTGTTTTCACACGTTCTGCGAACAATGTCTGGAGCGGCATCTGGCCCAACAGGGCAGCCATTTCAAACAGGTCAACATCTGCATCGTTTGTCCGAAATGTCGCGATTCCACCTACTTACCGGCCGAGGGTATCGCCGGACTACGGGACGACGTGGCCATCGAAAAAATGTCGAATCTTTCAGAAAAGATGCAAACGATATTCGACGCTTTATCGCAGATATCGGCTTCGGCGGTGGATAATGAACCCGTATTGGAAG GGGTTTACAACGCCGTCTGCGGCAGCCAGCACATCGAACACGAGAAGCGTCATCTGCGTCAACTAATGAATACTCTTAACGGGAAATGCGGCGAACTGTACAACAAACTACTTCAAATCGCCCTCACCGAAAAAGTTACTCACAAGGATTACTACGATAATATAGCGAGTTTGCAGGCAAAATGTTCCGATTTCAACCAATCGGAATCAACCAGAGAACAACCAGGTCGAGATGCTGCGTGCGCATATCCAGATGAAG TTGATTATGAACAAGAAAGACTAAAATTGGACGAGCGGTTCGGGCCCACGTTAGCTCAGCTCATGAGACAACAAAACCGTCTGTACGGCAGATACGCCGCTCTTAAAGTTGATCACGACATCGTCGAGGAGATTTTAGACAAATGTGCCGATGATCAGATCGCCGCCGTAAGCGAAGATATGATTTCTATAGTGGAGCAAGATATCACGCGAAATGCGCTGAAATCGAACGACGGAGATCTCTGGTTGAGTCCGCGATCGCTGTTAGCTCGCTACAGCACCGTAGGACTAGACGGTCCCGAAAAAGTCGTATTCGATTTTATTTACGAAAGCGAGAAGTGTAAAGAAGTGTGGAATTGCGAATTACTGTGGCACGTCGAAGGGCGGGGTGAAGGCAGGGCACAGTTCGATTGGCCCGTACACGCCAATTTCCTGCCGAGCGGTGACGTGATCGTCTgcgataaaaacaacaaaCGACTTCAAATTCTCAGCAAAAACGATGGAAAGTTCGTTCGCTATATCGGACTGGATTGCGTCAAACCTAAGCGCGTCATTTCTAACCCCGTCGACGGACTCGTCTACGTCAGCGACGAGGAATCGAACGGGGTTAAGGTGTTCAATGAGAACGGTTCGTTGGTGAATCGTTTCGGCCACGGTTTGTTCAAATACCCTGCCGGAATCGCCGTGATGAGCAACGGTAACGTAGTGATGTGCGACAGCGAACGCTCGTTCATTACCGTGCACAGTCCCGACGGTATTCTAATCAATAAATTCTGCGCCCGAATATTCAGCGACGTCGATCTTCCGAGTCCGCACTTTTTATGCGTCGACGAGGACGATAACATCATCGTAACGGATTCGACGAACAATTGCGTGAAAGTCTACAATAAGAACGGCCGTCCGCTGTACCGATTCGGGCAGGGAAAGTTGAACTGTCCGCGCGGGTTGTGTTTAGATTTAGACGGTAATATCGCTATTGCCGATAGCGATAATCACCGAATCGCCGTGTTCGACCCGTTCGGTAAATATCTACGGGATTTGTTGTCGGAGAGGGACGGGTTACAGTATCCGATGTCGGTCGAAATGGACGACGACGGCAGACTGGTTTTAACTCAATGCGGCTTTTACGGTCGTCACGAAGTGAGAGTTTATCAGGTTTCGTGTTCTGACACGGACAATACGTCGGAACTTCGAGCTGCAGACTCGAGTATCGCTTAA